In Thermodesulfovibrionales bacterium, the genomic window CCGCCTCGGAGTGATCTCGCAGGTCGTGATAACTCGGATTCTTCTTCGTGCCTCCGGCGTATCCCACCCGCGTCCGGACAACACCGGGCAGGCTCCCAAACTGGGAGTCGGAACCCCAGAATCAGCCCAGCGCAAAGGTAGCTGTTTCGAATTTGCCCGAAGGATCAGTATCCGAAGACGGCAGGCCGATGCCGGCCTCGGTATCATCGTGTCTCGTCGACATATTCACACCTCCCCCTAGAATGATGACGGCGACAGCGGATATTACTGCGCCCACAAGGACTCTGCTGGAAAAGTCCAACTTCATAATTAAAAATACCCCACCTTCATGAAGAAATTATGAAAAGAACCTGTCACTCCGGGACAGGTTAAACGAATTGAGGGATGACGCAGCCGGGATGTTATTATAGGAGGTGCAAAATAGTCAGAGTCCGAACACGGGAAAAGCCTCATTTTATCGGTGGGCAACGGCTCTCGCTCTCATCACGATCTTCTATAATCTCGTTGAGGGGCTGGTCTCCGTCTTTTTCGGCATCGAGGACCGGACAGTCGCCCTTTTCGGTTTCGGAATGGATTCTTTTGTTGAGGTAATATCAGGTGCCGGGATATGGCACATGATCCGGAGGATGAGAAGAAACAGTTCCGAAGACCAGGGCAGATTCGAGGGCACCGCTCTCAGGATTACCGGAACCGCATTTTATATCCTCACCATCGGGTTGGTGTTCACCGCGCTTGCAGATATTTACAAAGGCCGTAGGCCCGCAACGACCCTGTGGGGCATCGTCGTGGCTGCCGTTTCGATCGTAACGATGTGGATGCTTATTCATTACAAGGTGAAGATCGGCAAGCGGTTTTCGTCCCGGGCGCTACTTGCCGATGCAGCCTGTACGAAGACATGTCTCTATCTTTCGATCGTACTCCTGATCGCAAGCTTTGGTTATGAAGCGACCGGCCTTGGCCTGATGGATTCTCTTGGTGCCATCGGTATCGCCATCTTCTCTTTTCAGGAAGGACGCGAGGCGTTTAGAAAGGCAAGGGGAGAATTGTGCTGCTGCGGCGCTCAGTGCAGCGATCTCAATAAAGGTTAGCACCAGAGCATTATTTGGGAGGAAGTTGACGGAGGAAACGGCAGAATCATGAAGAAACGCGATAAAACGAATGGAGCAGCCGGCAGTGACTATGGCTGCCCGTTCATCGTGTAGCCGAGCTTTTCTATGCTCTCCTTCGTTATCTTCAGGATGTCCTCTTCACTGATTCTTGAGCCGTCAAAACTGATTACGATCTTTCCCTCCCCCACTTCGATAGAGTCAACACCGTCCATCTTGCCGATAAACCGCCGCAGTGCGAGAGAACATTCTTCGCAGAACTCCTTCTGAACCGTTACCGAGACGTTCTTCATATCGATCTTTTTGAAAATACCCGCTCTACCGCGCCGAGAAGGGATTATCCCTGGTGTCCCTTCGTCAAGAGAGAGAAGAGGGTGGCTATCATTACGCCGAATATGCCGCCGAGGAATGATCCGACGGCGCCGATGAACCCCACAACGACAACGACGCCCGTGATGACGGGGAGAGAGTTCTTCCCGAACTGCCTCCCGAAGAGAGCGCCGAGGTCATGGGCGACCGCGTCCCGCCAGCCGCTCCCTATGGCGCCTCCGAGAAAGAAGTCCATGCTGAGCGCGACCGTCACTCCCAGTATCCCTCCCGCGATGCAGCCGATGATGAATACTTTCTTCATCTCTTATGATCCCGGAACCGGCGAACCCATAATCACGGCTCATTCCCCTATCCCGTACTTTTTCAATTTCCGGTAAAGGGTCGCCAAGTCTATGCCGAGTATCCTCGCCGTCTCCTCCTTATTCCTGTTCTGCGTATTATAGACAGTCTCGATACGGGACTTTTCGAAGTCCTCGATGGATATCTTCAGGGGAGAAACTCCCTGCTGCTCCCTGAGGACGCTTTCGTTCTTCTGCA contains:
- a CDS encoding cation transporter; translated protein: MQNSQSPNTGKASFYRWATALALITIFYNLVEGLVSVFFGIEDRTVALFGFGMDSFVEVISGAGIWHMIRRMRRNSSEDQGRFEGTALRITGTAFYILTIGLVFTALADIYKGRRPATTLWGIVVAAVSIVTMWMLIHYKVKIGKRFSSRALLADAACTKTCLYLSIVLLIASFGYEATGLGLMDSLGAIGIAIFSFQEGREAFRKARGELCCCGAQCSDLNKG
- a CDS encoding heavy metal-associated domain-containing protein, coding for MKNVSVTVQKEFCEECSLALRRFIGKMDGVDSIEVGEGKIVISFDGSRISEEDILKITKESIEKLGYTMNGQP